Proteins from one Xenopus tropicalis strain Nigerian chromosome 1, UCB_Xtro_10.0, whole genome shotgun sequence genomic window:
- the LOC100487305 gene encoding acrosin, with the protein MALLSLKLTAIFSFFFAIYVLISISESAETCECGKRPLIKDSQRNSRIVGGVNSQPGAWPWLVSIQAWRGSDYGYGHFCGGTILNNQWILTAAHCLIDYKTTFDTIRVVIGARKLSKLGSETQIRKVKQLILHEKYLREGKHSYDIGLILLDEPIKFNDYTQRACLPSASLNVAQKTNCYVAGWGVLEEKEIAAADILQEAGVFFINKELCNSKEWYNGKVYPYNLCAGHKEGKIDSCQGDSGGPLMCKRKTSNDYIVVGVTSWGIGCARKQRPGIYISTQYFNEWIESKITKKAEGQTRPKRSLLKKIFFPQLPTQLPTTQSHKVKLQPTDTFELEAANEHLTDTNSVQRVQVIPTADPEHVDLRQSIWHSLTQIYRRITAYLRNLLTGRNGGLT; encoded by the exons ATGGCTCTACTGTCTCTGAAGCTAACAGcaattttttcattcttttttgcaATCTATGTTTTAATTTCTATTTCTGAGAGCGCTGAGACTTGTG AATGTGGAAAAAGGCCTCTAATAAAGGACAGCCAGCGTAACTCTCGTATAGTTGGAGGAGTAAATTCCCAGCCAGGAGCATGGCCCTGGCTAGTAAGCATCCAGGCTTGGAGAGGTTCTGATTATGGCTATGGACATTTCTGTGGCGGCACAATCCTGAACAACCAATGGATTTTGACAGCGGCCCACTGTCTCATCGATTACAAAAC AACATTTGACACAATTAGAGTTGTAATTGGAGCACGCAAGCTTTCTAAGCTAGGTTCGGAAACCCAGATTCGAAAGGTTAAACAGCTAATACTTCATGAAAAGTATTTGAGAGAAGGAAAACATTCTTATGACATTGGTTTGATTCTGCTGGATGAGCCCATCAAATTTAATGATTACACCCAGCGGGCCTGTTTACCTTCTGCTTCACTAAATGTGGCACAGAAGACCAACTGCTACGTAGCAGGATGGGGTGTTCTCGAAGAAAAAG AGATAGCAGCTGCAGATATCCTGCAAGAAGCCGGTGTGTTTTTCATCAATAAGGAACTTTGCAACAGCAAGGAGTGGTATAATGGCAAAGTATACCCATACAACCTGTGTGCTGGTCATAAGGAAGGCAAGATTGACAGCTGCCAG GGTGACAGTGGAGGTCCCCTTATGTGCAAGAGAAAGACATCTAATGATTATATTGTGGTTGGAGTGACAAGCTGGGGAATAGGCTGTGCCCGAAAGCAACGGCCTGGGATTTACATCTCTACCCAGTATTTTAACGAATGGATTGAAAGCAAGATCACCAAGAAAGCAGAGGGCCAAACTAGGCCAAAGAGGTCTTTACTGAAAAAGATCTTTTTTCCTCAACTACCTACTCAGCTACCGACAACACAGAGTCATAAAGTGAAGCTACAACCGACGGATACATTTGAGCTAGAAGCAGCCAATGAACATCTTACAGATACAAATTCAGTTCAGCGTGTCCAGGTAATACCAACAGCTGATCCTGAGCACGTGGACTTGCGCCAATCTATATGGCATAGTTTGACGCAGATTTATAGACGCATCACTGCCTATTTACGCAACCTCCTTACTGGACGCAATGGAGGACTGACTTAA